Proteins co-encoded in one Dendropsophus ebraccatus isolate aDenEbr1 chromosome 9, aDenEbr1.pat, whole genome shotgun sequence genomic window:
- the LOC138800565 gene encoding perforin-1-like, with the protein MTTKLWLLFCLLLVHHQRPSMSSPILIAMCRPGTAQECKEAKFVPGHTLLGEGINIVTMEATGSSLLDLQEVGEKCTVCDNPHNNNVLQKLPKAMADWRPVSLCTRDIQGSVLRSPVSVANYVTSMVQNDWTVGLNVQINSRTAVGGSRSRMAQFADSKRVSDSYSFLSHKLECSLYSFRLGADTSLAPRFKEVLEKLPDSYDTMTKAEYRRLIESYGTHYITQVKVGGRSQEVTAVRTCQVAMNGLKMDEVMDCLAAEAEVGVTKGIISASIDTRYEHCRTKISKTNLGETFHEVFTEREWKVIGGNGTFDLLSTSIATTDAFKKWLESLKTYPGLVSYSLDSIHNLVRVNGPKKENLRLAISDYTKEQALAQKCSCPGQGADCSCTCAPSSYTDSDCCPTRGGVAKLHVTIKAGSGLSGDLWSETDAYVIFKFYDVSLRTPKIDNKKNPTWNREYDLGFVELREGKKYTIEVWDEDDDPDDLLGKCHKTLYSGETSEICYLKKGSLTYSLSVTCLHHLQGRLCQDYTAVPPSA; encoded by the exons ATGACAACTAAATTGTGGCTCTTGTTCTGTCTTCTTCTCGTCCACCATCAGAGACCTTCTATGAGCTCGCCCATTCTTATTGCCATGTGTAGACCTGGCACAGCACAAGAATGTAAGGAGGCTAAGTTTGTCCCCGGCCATACCCTGTTAGGAGAAGGCATTAATATTGTCACCATGGAGGCCACCGGCTCTTCTCTGCTTGATCTCCAAGAAGTCGGAGAGAAATGCACCGTGTGTGACAACCCCCATAACAACAACGTCCTGCAGAAGCTACCCAAGGCTATGGCGGACTGGAGACCTGTCTCTTTATGTACCAGAGACATACAAGGCTCGGTGTTGCGATCTCCAGTGTCAGTAGCCAATTATGTAACTTCTATGGTGCAGAACGATTGGACAGTTGGTCTTAATGTCCAAATAAACAGCAGAACAGCTGTCGGAGGATCCCGCAGTCGGATGGCCCAGTTTGCCGATAGTAAACGCGTCAGTGATAGTTACAGCTTTCTGAGCCACAAGTTAGAATGTTCCTTATACAG TTTTCGCCTGGGAGCGGACACCTCACTAGCTCCTCGCTTTAAAGAAGTTTTGGAAAAACTTCCAGATTCCTACGATACCATGACTAAGGCTGAATACAGACGTCTGATAGAAAGCTATGGCACACATTATATCACACAGGTAAAAGTCGGAGGTCGATCCCAGGAGGTGACCGCGGTGAGGACCTGTCAGGTGGCCATGAATGGTCTGAAGATGGACGAGGTGATGGACTGCCTTGCAGCTGAAGCTGAGGTCGGAGTAACAAAGGGGATCATATCAGCAAGTATCGATACCAGATATGAGCACTGCAGAACCAAAATATCAAAAACAAATCTTGGAGAAACTTTTCATGAAGTTTTCACTGAGCGAGAATGGAAG GTGATCGGAGGAAATGGAACGTTTGATCTCCTCTCCACCAGCATAGCCACCACTGATGCCTTCAAGAAGTGGCTGGAAAGCCTAAAGACTTACCCAGGTCTAGTTTCCTATTCCTTAGATTCCATCCATAACCTGGTGAGAGTGAACGGTCCTAAGAAGGAGAACCTCAGACTGGCCATAAGTGACTACACCAAGGAGCAGGCATTAGCACAGAAGTGTTCTTGTCCTGGCCAAGGAGCGGACTGCTCCTGTACATGTGCACCCTCCTCGTACACAGATTCTGACTGCTGCCCAACACGTGGAGGAGTCGCCAAGCTTCACGTGACCATCAAAGCCGGCAGCGGTCTTTCTGGTGACCTCTGGTCAGAGACAGACGCCTATGTGATATTTAAATTTTATGACGTGTCACTGAGAACCCCAAAAATTGATAATAAGAAAAATCCGACATGGAATAGGGAGTACGATTTGGGATTTGTAGAGCTCAGAGAAGGTAAAAAGTACACGATAGAGGTTTGGGACGAAGATGATGACCCTGATGATCTCCTGGGGAAGTGTCACAAAACTCTGTATTCAGGTGAAACTTCTGAAATCTGTTACCTTAAGAAAGGCAGTCTGACATATTCCCTAAGCGTTACTTGTCTCCATCATCTTCAGGGGCGGCTTTGCCAGGATTATACTGCAGTGCCCCCCAGTGCTTAG